From Coraliomargarita sinensis, a single genomic window includes:
- a CDS encoding sialate O-acetylesterase, which yields MNSFSRARCIFTILCLNFVVSIVPGETFRAAPLFSDNAVLQRDMPVPIWGRAAPGSPISVEFGDQKMQTRADASGEWRVHLEPIPATSDPRDMILRNGNEPEIRFRNIVVGEVWICSGQSNMQMRVKFAPEVDALRPSVENVRSFEVKNTVAVAEKNDCRGKWVTQAPDSAVALAFAYCLEEAIDVPIGIILTSWGSSSIEAWMPRDMTDTVPHFKTIMEEFDADTGTLERIQSILDGPRPWPKRDDIFLRRQPNILYNAMMHPLVPYACRGLVWYQGERNTQSMQGMLDEPWYARNSGMLKYGPTLKAWIRRYRQEWGRADLHFMVVMLPGYFKPLESGPQLGAEHPATHSWAWMREAQLKALELPHTSVVNTIDLGDLRNIHPKDKLPVGRRLALLARRDTLDEAVEAEGPEMQAVEVKEDRLLVHFDHAKGLTTTDAGPPTGFWIADESRVWVPAEAELDGETVVLHSDEIQIPRYVRYAFAGKPEVNLVNGAGLPAYPFRTDDFKP from the coding sequence ATGAACTCCTTCAGCCGCGCTCGCTGCATTTTCACTATCCTGTGCCTTAATTTCGTCGTGAGTATCGTCCCCGGTGAAACATTCCGCGCGGCACCTCTCTTTAGCGACAACGCCGTGCTCCAGCGCGACATGCCGGTGCCGATCTGGGGCCGTGCCGCACCGGGGTCACCTATCTCAGTGGAGTTCGGCGATCAGAAGATGCAGACACGGGCCGATGCAAGCGGTGAGTGGAGGGTTCATCTGGAACCGATACCAGCCACGAGTGACCCTCGTGACATGATCCTGCGGAACGGGAACGAGCCCGAGATTCGTTTCCGCAACATTGTCGTGGGCGAAGTCTGGATTTGCTCGGGACAATCCAACATGCAGATGCGGGTGAAGTTTGCCCCGGAGGTGGATGCCCTTCGTCCGTCGGTCGAAAACGTCCGCAGCTTTGAAGTCAAAAACACTGTCGCCGTGGCCGAAAAAAACGACTGTCGGGGCAAGTGGGTGACGCAAGCTCCGGACAGTGCGGTCGCGCTTGCATTCGCTTACTGTCTGGAAGAGGCCATCGACGTGCCGATTGGCATCATTCTCACATCTTGGGGCAGTTCCTCGATCGAAGCTTGGATGCCCCGAGATATGACCGATACCGTGCCCCACTTCAAAACCATCATGGAGGAATTCGATGCGGATACCGGGACGCTAGAGCGCATACAATCGATCCTCGACGGTCCCCGCCCGTGGCCGAAGCGGGACGATATCTTTCTGCGCCGCCAGCCGAACATTCTCTACAATGCCATGATGCACCCGCTGGTGCCCTACGCCTGCCGGGGGCTGGTCTGGTATCAGGGCGAGCGCAACACTCAGTCCATGCAGGGGATGCTGGATGAGCCGTGGTATGCCCGTAACTCCGGGATGCTGAAATACGGGCCGACACTGAAGGCTTGGATCCGGCGCTACCGACAGGAATGGGGACGAGCGGACCTGCACTTCATGGTGGTGATGCTGCCCGGCTACTTCAAACCGCTGGAAAGCGGCCCGCAACTCGGTGCCGAACATCCGGCGACTCACTCTTGGGCATGGATGCGGGAGGCCCAGCTCAAAGCGCTGGAACTGCCCCACACTTCGGTGGTCAACACCATCGACCTGGGGGATCTCAGGAACATCCACCCGAAGGATAAATTACCGGTCGGTCGGCGCCTGGCTTTGCTGGCTCGGCGGGATACCCTGGACGAAGCGGTCGAAGCCGAGGGACCGGAAATGCAAGCGGTCGAGGTGAAAGAGGATCGTCTGCTCGTGCACTTCGATCATGCCAAGGGCTTGACGACAACGGACGCTGGGCCGCCCACCGGATTCTGGATCGCGGACGAGTCGAGGGTCTGGGTTCCCGCTGAAGCTGAACTGGATGGCGAAACCGTCGTTTTGCATTCGGATGAGATACAAATCCCACGCTACGTACGTTATGCCTTTGCCGGAAAACCCGAGGTCAACCTCGTCAACGGCGCGGGCTTACCCGCCTACCCTTTTCGGACAGACGATTTTAAGCCATAA